caaaggtcacatttacccagctgggtcaagctgggtcaaacagtacttttaaatccacagattaaccaaggagccatgatgtctgctcaaTATCATATTACCTAtcggctgctgttccatcccaggagaaggacacttcaaattcaggatgataataattaaatgatAATATTAATTAAATATATTTGATTTTATTACTTTTATGAAAATCATCatgaatgatcacttggttcagtataaaggtattttaattacatgaaatgaatgtatgctttgggtataataatgattaagatgattatggttgatgacagtaaaatatgtgttcttttttttattttttattttttttctttaaaccgtgtcctgtctggctgtgaagcaaacagaattgatgtctgaatgctggtaacaagccttacagatttactctcaggtggagcatcaaagcgtctgcttttaatgtcacgcctgatacttaaaactttattgttattgtttttgaatgctttgtaattccgaccagacacggagtcagaggtgaaagagaaaagaaaaaacaaaaggtggggagatgggggggggggggggtcacaaaaataaacaataattaacaagagtctgcttctagacctgcagaaagagaaagaatagaaaaaaataggacacacaacaatacatcaggagcaagccatccctgcgtcaacctgatgatgaaatgtaaaatcaacattgtttaactgaacaatcacacgataataaatcttagtgcattaagtgcccaccatagccttaagacatgtgttgaacgtgcccaagcccatacttttgagagcaccatgtgagcacctgtatgtgtacacgcgcttgtttatgtaaggtttctctataggcgcgtccaatagagagtgtgaggggccacagatccgccccccaaagatgtgtaggagacggggggagctccaagtcctagagatccaggcgctgccccagaacacaggaaccccaaggatactgtaaccagaaaggcccccgccccccttgagaggcacagaggatcgccccaggcggccacaaccagcagccggcagagtcccgggagatatcagcggcaagcccacaggcccgccctcagcctcccaccccctagccggccgagccctggacccagcgactcgggacccaggggcaaccacccccgccagggaccctgcagagcccagggacccagaccccaccaggcagccaccgggattgatcaggcagactccaaatatcttaaaccccctgacccgggagccacgaacactcaggcagaccaaggcagcacactccacaccaggtgtggcagggggaggggagacgaagatctatatcatcaaaagaagtcccaggagaaggtagGAGTCAAAGGccacacctgacatatacagtcgtacacaaacacagtcacacactccctccctcatgctcacgcatgcacatacaaccaaagacttacaaaaatgcatgccggacaccaacTCATGCTCCccacacacaccctattcactctggtcccggtactgctgcacattgggtacaaccatcaccggttaccagagtttgaccctttctgctggggtgctgatgagcagactcccctgcccaacgctgagcacagcaacccaccatcccagaccccaaccagatggccagatcttcctcctagcctccagccccaggaagccaagcaacaacagaggtgtgctaagacccctagtctccctccacctgctccaatatagtgttgtgtgttgatgaggtgtattctatggctgtggtgagcaggcagtgcgggcattgtctggcctatgccagctgatgccaccgcaccaccccacttgcacccacagccctcggtgtctaagtgcagttttaaattggaagtgggcaccggcactcgggatgaggcagggaaatccccctgccaagtgccgttgaatgtgctcactcccaaagccctaagtatgtgtttgtgtgcaatgtcttcagtggaagtgtataaggttcaaataaaattggggggtaggttgccacaggaatgcggaaatggggtccattcctgcactccctgacttgtccaccccccaaggtcctatgtgcatgtttgtgtgatgatgtgagggcacaggaggagaaaaatatgcggggatggggaggaatggctggttgggcttagccctccagggagccagctcccccactggccccaataggcacctccgttgtcaaattgccacccagggcatggagaccccagcccatcctgccagggcccaaagcagcagcattgcagagcctcacggagtccgagggcaccagcccagcgccaccccagcagaatatctatgcccatccctgcatttgcacaacttccagaatatataagacataggacatccaggtaaggttgggtcctccccctcctggacctccccctcccctgtgatgggacagcagaggagccacggtctacccgaggcccctgaacccggaccaggcactgctgcatgtgcctgccttcttcccggcagcatatatgtcaggacccgacccccaaggctccgcccagatccccacactgggccggccacccccacaccccgagcccccacccagacccgccatggggcaatgcagctgccaggcagtgacccatggccgccgccaagacctccaaggggccctactcacaaccatcagtagtccacccccgaggcaacccaagcacctccagtcccagacacccccagtgaaacccacctccagggaacatccggatactccaaactcagaccctccacccccccacccccctcccacccacatcatcccgcaggacaatatcaatggtcccccatcatcgctatgtgatggaaccgatcaaaggagcccagagagattgatttgaagtggaagcagaggctaaatcaagtgtaatatgcccatgctttcgttcttttttaaacacagaaacagttttgtttacctgtttgtagctacggtttcgccgacagctgccggcttcttcaggctgacgctgatggtggcgcgtcacttccttctccgtttatctgcgggcagcagaggacgttgtcgccctctactgcccgctctcccctctctgatgatgcagtcccatgcgtggtccagcgtgtaaactccgtcgtccctgttcatggtcccacatccacgtctccttatctctattgcttccttgatccatcttttgtatttttgttgttcagtggttatgatccgtgtgctgtcccagtccattatatggttttctcttaagcaatgttctgttacggctgcccgcagataaacggagaaggaagtgacgcgccaccatcagcgtcagcctgaagaagccggcagctgtcggcgaaaccgtagctacaaacaggtaaacaaaactgtttctgtgtttaaaaaagaacgaaagcatggatttacaaagacacagcaagaacacacctaagatgttcaaagtgtaatatgatctaacaaaagatttctatactggtaaatgcagagagtttctctatttttccaattcaagtggatagttttcttagcgatgcatatggcagtcagaatcacgtgaaccaaagatgttcggaacatcatccaggtttctcagtaaacaaagagaggtggcagttgggatatgacatttcagacattttgacagatcctcacatactctaccccaaaatccctagacaggtggacaggaccacagtgcatgaatgtaattgtcaggaatgttgtttgtgcagtgtgtacatgtgtcagatgatacaaaccccatcttgaacatccgatgacctgtatagtgtactctgtgtagaattttttactgaattaattgtaaattggggtgtctgatcattttaaaagttttaaacaagtttgggaccagaagttctggtcaaagctaactgatagatctacctcccatttttcaatagggattttaattttatcgtctattttggacagtgccttatatactttagacagtagtttggggggtttgagattagagaattcaaatacccttggtggtgtttgtaattctattttattgagctgaaatttttgtttgactacagatttaatttggtgatattctaaaaagctattcttatccattccaaattgggagactatttgattaaatgggatgaagtccaatccttcatatatgtgttccaggtataggattcctttatttttccagtccggaaggttcatcatttggttattttgcaaaatgtcaggattattccagataggtgtgcgtctgcatggtactagtgaagactctgtcatttttagatactcccaccatgctgtcaaagaggtgctgatactaatacttttgaagctttcatgttttcttatgcttgagctaatgaatggtaagtctgaaagctctatcatattgcaaagtgtctgttctatatctaaccaggactcacctagtgggttatcttgcaaccatcttggtttatattgcagcctgttggctaagaaataataataaagttgggtaaatccagtcctcctctgtctttggttttctgaagaatttttaagctaatttgtggaggtttatcctgccaaaggaatttagtaattgaggagtccagagatttaaaccagtcagctggtggtttgtttgggatcattgagaataagtaatttattctgggtaagaccataattttaattgtagcaaccctccccgtgAGTGatatggtaaggatttccatcttgcaagatcatcttccactttcttcaaaagtgggatgtagtttagtttggttagatctgccagcttgggagagacattaattcccaggtatgatattccctgactccaattgtgtattaagcaaattgacaaaagagaaattaattggtagaactgtggattttaaccagtttatagagtaatctgaaactcttgaaaaagagtttatcagttctattcaatgggagagagaggattgagaattctggagaaacagtaaaacatcatctgcataaagactgatcttatgttctattttcttacactctatccctttaatatttgttgtcgtcgtcgtcgtcttcctccgcttatccgggtccgggtcgcgggggcagcatcccaactagggagctccaggccgtcctctccccggccttgtccaccagctcctccggcaggaccccaaggcgttcccggaccagattggagatgtaacctctccaacgtgtcctgggtcgacccgggggccttctgccgttaggacatgcccgaaacacctccccggggaggcgtccaggaggcatcctgaccagatgcccaaaccacctcaactggctcctttcgatccggaggagcagcggttctactccgagtccctcccgaatgtccgagctcctcaccctatctctaaggctgagcccggccaccctacagaggaaactcatttcggccgcttgtatccgcgatctcgttctttcggtcattacccaaagctcatgaccataggtgaggattgggacgtagatcgaccggtaaatcgagagcctggctttctggctcagctccctcttccccatgacagatcggctcagcgtccgcatcactgcagacgccgaaccaatccgcctgtcgatctcccgatccctcctaccctcactcgtgaacaagaccccgagatacttaaactcctccacttgaggtaggacctctcccccgaccctgaggtggcaagccacccttttccggtcgagaaccatgatctcagatttggaggtgctgatcctcatcccagccgcttcacattcggctgcgaacctacccagcaagagctgaaggtcagagctggatgaagctaggaggaccacatcatccgcaaaaagcagagacgagattctcctgccaccaaactcgacacactccacaccacggctgcgtctagaaattctgtccataaaagtgatgaacagaaccggtgacaaagggcagccctggcggagtccaaccctcactgcgaacaggtccgacttactaccggctatgcggaccaaactcacgctcctctggtaaagggactgaatggcccttaaaagaaaaccacccaccccatactcctggagcgtcccccacagggtgtccctggggacacggtcataagccttctccaaatccacaaagcacatgtggattggttgggcaaactcccatgccccctccatcacccttgcaagggtatagagctggtccacagttccacggccaggacgaaaaccacattgctcctcctctatctgagattcaactatcgatcggaccctcctctccagtaccttggagtagacctttccagggaggctgaggagtgtgatccccctatagttggaacacaccctcaggtcacccttcttaaagatggggaccaccaccccggtctgccactccctaggaactgcccccgatgaccacgcaatgttgtagagacgtgtcaaccatgacagccctacaacatccatagccttgagatacccaggacgaacctcatccgcccccggggctccgccgctgtgtagttgtttgactacctcagcaacttctgcccccaagatcggacagtccatccccaggcctcccagctctggttcctcctcggaatgcgcattggtgggattgaggagctcctcaaagtattccttccaccgtccgactatagcctcagttgacgtcagcagctccccatccccactgtaaacagtgtgagcgagttgctgccttcctctcctgaggcgccggacagtttgccagaacctctttggagtcgatcgatagtctttctccatggcctcaccaaactcctcccacgcccgagattttgcctcggcaactgccactgctgcaccccgcttggctatccggtacctgtctgctgcctccggagacccacagaccagccacgccctgtaggcctccttattcagcctgacggctccccgaacctctggtgtccaccagcgggtacgggggttgccaccacgactggcaccggccaccttacgaccacagctagcaacagccgcctcgacaatcgcagagtggaacaaggcccactcggactcaatgtcccccactgctctcgggacgtggtcaaagctctgccggaggtgggagttgaagaccgtcttgacaggttcttctgccaggcgttcccagcagatcctcactatgcgtttgggtctgccaggtctacgcggcatgttcccttgccatctgatccaactcaccaccaggtggtgatcagttgacagctccgcccctctcttcactcgggtgtccaaaacatacggccgcaggtcagatgatacgactacaaaatctatcatcgacctgtgacctaggctgccctggtaccaagtgtaccggtgggcatccttatgttcgaacatggtgttcgttatggccaaactgcggcttgcacagaagtccaataacaaaacaccgctcgagttcagattaggtgggccgttcctcccaatcacacccctccaggtcaagctgtcattgcccacgtgagcattgaagtcccccagcaggacaatggagtcccctgatggagcactatctagcactcgtcccagggactccaaaaagggtgggtactctgaactgatatttggcccataagcacaaacaacagtcaggacccgttccccgacccgaaggcgcaaggaagctaccctcttgtcccccggggtaaaccccaacacaggcagagagtctcggggctaacaaaaagcacaccccagccctccgcctctcacccggagcaactccagcaaagtagagtgtccaacccctctccaggtctcgggttccagagccaatgcaatgtgtcgaggtgagtccgactatatctagccggtaccgctcaacctctgccacaagctccggctccttccccgccagcgaggtgacgttccatgtcccaaaaactagttttcttgtccggggattggaccgccaaggctcccgccttggtctgccacccgattcgcattgcaccggacccttcatgttcctcctgcgggtggtgggtccacagttggatgagcccatgtatccggttcgggctgggcccggccgggccccatgggcgaaagcccggccaccaggcgctcgctcacgggccccaaccccaggcctggctccagggtgggaccccggtaaccctccgggccgggtactccgactcttcgttttaaccaccatgaaagatccttcgaaccgttctttgtctcacccttcacctaagaccaatttgtcatgggagaccctaccaggggcactaagtgccccagacaacatagctcctaggatcattagggcactcaaactcctccaccacgataaggtgacggttcaaggaggagaataAACTACAACCATTCGATAAACTACAACTCTTATAGCCATGTCTGGAAGAGGCAAGGGAGGCAAGGGACTCGGAAAAGGAGGCGCCAAGCGTCATCGTAAGGTTCTCCGTGATAACATCCAGGGTATCACCAAGCCTGCCATCCGCCGTCTGGCTCGCCGTGGTGGAGTCAAACGTATCTCTGGTCTCATCTATGAGGAGACCCGCGGGGTGCTCAAGGTGTTTCTGGAGAACGTCATCCATGATGCAGTCACCTACACCGAGCATGCCAAGAGGAAGACTGTAACTGCCATGGATGTAGTGTACGCTCTGAAGAGGCAGGGACACACTCTGTACGGCTTCGGAGGTTAAACCATTAATATTTGTTGTTAGCTTAATtcctgccgctagtggttcgataaaaatagcaaacagtgaggggagagtgggcatccctgcctggtccccctctgaagacagaagctagctgatatttggttgtttgtcctgacacgtgctgttggtgaactgtataatgtttgtagccagtttatgaagaagttcccaaaaccaaatttatgtaaagttgcaaataagaacttccagttaactctatcaaaagccttttctgcatctagtcatggatttaagggcttcctggagctcagctgatgttagtggtgagtccacgactagcttggctgtctgatgatttaggaagtgttatcctgtcaaggaactcgttgatctcattatctgatgggtttatctgtggtgagtaaaacgtttggtaaaagtctctaaaCGTGtagtttatgctttcagggtcataaactatattcccggttgagtctttaacagcagatatggtagttttctctttattaatttttaactggctagctaaaaatttacctgatttattactatgttcaaagttttctattcgtagtctttgtgctaaaaattgtgtctttttgtcaataattccaagaagttctaatttagctttacgtaatttgctcagtaactcttcttctgtggatgcctctaaagacttaatgatttcttctaactcctgaatacatttgttttctgtttttttcttatgtgatgagaaagagattattttacctctcatcactggctttcctgcctcccagagaatagctgctgatgttccaggcaggtcattatgttctaaatataaagcccactccttttaaaaaaaatcaataaaaccttcatctccagtttttgtttggtgggattgtcatcttgtttaattcaattcaattcagttcaaaaatactttattaatcccagagggaaattgtttaccagagttaatgaaaccggagcatggtcgttgacagctatggggtgtatctcagtgtctgaaatgtcagccaacaatgagctgctgactagaaaataattcaaatgtgaatgagagtgatgcacatgtgagaaaaaagtatactctctacggttaggatgaagagatcgccatgcatcacaaagcccataatcactcatgtactgtttaactatattagtggattgccaattgcgctgagtcgcagctgtactgagcctgtctgttaaagagttcatccaaaaattaaaatcgcctccaagtataagtggacagtccaagtgtttggagagtacagagaaaaaattatgaaacaatgaagggtcatcaatatttggacagtatatgctgataaTACATAAGCTATGGTTCAGTACAgatattttaacattataaatctatcctctggatcagagactgtgtccaatactgtgaaattgatgtttttgtgtattaaaatagctacacctctttgcctagagttatagcaggcagagaacatgctgggaaactcaggtgttttaagttcatctgcggctgtggcagatctatgagtctcttgtaataatattacgtctgcttgcactctctttagctgatcaaaaatctttattcttttctctatggagccagctccatgtacgttccatgagacaaaccttagtgcacccatagatgtgtgtgtgagtagctaaatatGACGCCTTAATGTGAATAAGATTGAATAAGTtttttaaatgtataaaatagtatgttaataaataacagaaaagtaaataataataataataaagatccaacagtgtttgtggttgtattatttgatgcataaattatgatattgtgctgtggatttaatgtatatatttgtgtgtgtgtatgtgtgagtgtgtgtgtgtgtgtgtgtgtgtgtgtgtgtgtgcgcgcgcgcgtgtgtgcgtgcgtgcgtgtgtgtgtgtgtgtgtacgtgtgtgctgaGTCTggtgcagtgttggaaagttgtgtggttgtgccatacaggtgtaaaggtacagaagcaggtaaagaggaaaggaaaatacagatacaggttaaaaaagaagaaagaactaaaaagaaaatgtgataggggtgtgaggtggtgatgagcaggtgatctcatcatctagaatacagatttaaaagatgtaaagtaaaagatgtattcagcaaagaaggtcagttttaccttatccatctaacacagagtccagataaatgaTAACTGCAACACGTTTTTGACGCATGgccaagctttcttgctgagagagtgggagtgtcctgagagcttttgtaaactaaccatcacagcttcacgttcagttcttgaaccaacatcacggaggaagggaacggccgtccctaaacctccacctgctgttctgtcatgcTGACAAGAATGGCTAAGAATAAacaaaactgtaaccagctgacaaaAACTCCTTACAGAgttgttgatttctgagttaagacgaaaaactccttcagagttacggactttgagacgccaatagttcatcagtcgtgtgacccacggagacaacccaggactgatttggtcgcatagaggtccttctaccatcctTGTGCCcagaggaaatcatctccacttgacatctcggatccgaaagggggtctctgtaaactgggtgaggtagatgctaatcgacagatgacgtttgatgctgttctctctgaataactcagttagccgcaaaacatcatttccatccagaacgcttcttctctctctgaaagaaatcttctgataattccattcacgcatgcaaactcgtatttccaatttagtttccattcagccacaggtttgttcttttaaaacaagtctaatatcaaagctgttaaaaatcttcattaaattgtcatccatgaattgtcattaaattgtcgttCAAATTgtaaagtttaaaattgttagtaatacatttcttcatttttaaacttgcctcattattgaattgaaacacagaaaatgtataatatttctggttattgaaaagcaaagattcctagcttctgattcaaaataacttttgctattgagtttcattatctaaattaaacatcaatccttggattaaaattagaccaaacaggttggtgtatgaacttagatcgactaCATAAGTATCTGGGATATTTATACACGgtctaagcctcataggttaatctgactggtcattttcagaatctaacaactgatagcaaacagtgttgattctagtgtgtAGTGAACTCTGCACCGGTATTGGGCACCTTTTGTTTATAttttgtttctggtgagcccTGAGTTGCCTCATGCCTCAAGGGGAGGGAAGGCTGATTATGATTTCCTCACATTATTACACTGTCTGGATGGAATTACCTTAAATATTAAATGATAAGGAttgttgctgaaaacaattcaaaatcaacaaagatctcccagaatttttttgtgcttttttgccacaggtcgtgaaaccaggaaattgggttctgatgaaggtgctgaagcgaaacagatggggcagccagaggtccattcaaagtactcctcattactcccactgctgtgaaaaatgctgagaggccatcttggatccatCTATCCCATTGCAAGCTTATCAACGTCAACCGCTTTAGAGCGGCAACGAAGTCCGGCTACAAAGGGGTGGACCACCACTAGGGTGCCATCTCTCAAACCCGGTGAAGATAAGATCAAGACAAGATAAGATAAGATCTGCTTTAAGCTTGCTGGGATCACCACATTGTTGATTTTGGTGGTCGCACTCATGGCCCTGCACCTGGGCCACCTCTCAGCACCTGATAGAACAAAtgagacagcagcatttgaggaGGTACTAGGACTGGAACTGAAACGACAGAGTGGGGACCCTCTCTGACCGCGCACCTTCAGGACAATGTAACCTGCACCCACCTCGGCTGACAACCCCTGGACAcaactacaacaggacacagcgaagaagagacgctgggaAAGGATAATCacttcaagcacctgcacccaaatctccagactggtttcacggtcaaggacctgtaggacttttcggggacaagatcagctccctgacaattggacaacgGCCTCGACACACCATGGAAGGACCCTGAAGTCtttcctattgagaagttgaactttgAGCTTCATGTTCCGAACTACGTTATTACTTTCCGGACCTGGGCTTCAAGGTACTCATCAATGTAAGACTGATCTTACCAACGGAAGAGGATTCTGACTTTCATATCTATTCTCCAACCAAGactcagtccacggacaagccctttgatgaagggctcactccccctctctataaataaactctgggACCGAATGTTCGGTGCATTATGCTTcatgcatcttgccacagttataactggttgacttgtctgatcattgtctctttctctcttcactataggaaatgggtaatTGATAAACatgttgataaaatccatgacacatttattttttattttttgaaactgttcattcattcattcattcattcattcctgcACACCTTTGTCTCGTTGAGGGTAGGAggcttggacccaaaatgcaagaaCCCAGAACTACACAGGCAGGATCGGTTGTAAGAAtaagaatcctttatttttggaGGAGTGATTAAAAAAACTCTAAAGCATAGAAGGCAACTAGAACAAtgctgacaaagacaatggaGCAACAAAACacagagagacaagacagggttatttacacaggggctgggtgattaagggaattgggcataggtgagactaataaactgagaggagg
This Nothobranchius furzeri strain GRZ-AD chromosome 16, NfurGRZ-RIMD1, whole genome shotgun sequence DNA region includes the following protein-coding sequences:
- the LOC129152302 gene encoding histone H4, which gives rise to MSGRGKGGKGLGKGGAKRHRKVLRDNIQGITKPAIRRLARRGGVKRISGLIYEETRGVLKVFLENVIHDAVTYTEHAKRKTVTAMDVVYALKRQGHTLYGFGG